The following proteins are co-located in the Dromiciops gliroides isolate mDroGli1 chromosome 2, mDroGli1.pri, whole genome shotgun sequence genome:
- the LOC122738425 gene encoding ovomucoid-like, whose protein sequence is MKAAAICLFLMLALMSIFDVESVSKETVNCDGYKKLPPGQSRQCTLEYIPICASNRITYPNKCTFCDAVKQSDDKIKFSHYGNC, encoded by the exons ATGAAGGCAGCAGCTATATGCCTGTTCCTAATGCTGGCACTCATGTCTATCTTCG ATGTGGAGTCAGTCTCAAAAGAAACA GTTAACTGTGATGGTTATAAAAAACTACCACCAGGACAGTCCCGACAATGCACTCTAGAATATATTCCAATATGTGCTTCTAACAGGATAACATATCCCAACAAATGTACTTTCTGCGATGCTGTTAA gCAGAGTGATGACAAGATCAAATTTTCACATTATGGGAATTGTTGA